From a single Adhaeribacter swui genomic region:
- a CDS encoding class I SAM-dependent methyltransferase yields the protein MIDKQLNYGRHLIKKFISQAESNTSILDIGAGRGQDLLFAREINNKTELYAVENYPPYIKNLQDNAITVYNLDIERDKLPFDNESLDIIIVNQVLEHVKDVFWILHEITRVLKKGGHLIVGLPNLASFHNRLLLLLGEQPTIIQNNTAHVRGYTKSDFKKLLDSGFDSGYSLAHFGGSNFYPFPSLIAKPLAHLLPSMAWGIFMDWKKERPYLDNGFLKYPVEKQLETRFYLG from the coding sequence ATGATTGATAAACAACTTAATTACGGTAGGCATTTAATTAAAAAATTTATATCACAAGCTGAAAGTAATACCTCCATTTTGGATATTGGTGCCGGGCGAGGGCAAGACTTACTCTTCGCAAGAGAAATAAACAATAAAACCGAATTATACGCGGTAGAAAACTATCCTCCGTATATTAAAAATTTACAAGATAATGCGATAACGGTCTATAACTTAGATATAGAACGCGATAAGCTGCCTTTCGATAACGAGTCCTTAGATATAATCATTGTAAATCAAGTTTTAGAACACGTGAAAGATGTTTTCTGGATATTACATGAAATAACCCGGGTGCTGAAAAAAGGCGGTCATTTAATTGTAGGGCTGCCAAATTTAGCTTCTTTTCATAACCGGCTTTTATTGTTATTGGGGGAACAACCTACAATTATCCAGAACAATACTGCGCACGTACGTGGCTACACTAAATCAGATTTTAAAAAATTGCTGGATTCGGGTTTCGATAGTGGGTATTCTCTCGCCCATTTTGGAGGCAGTAATTTCTATCCTTTTCCAAGTTTAATTGCTAAACCTTTAGCACACCTGCTCCCTTCTATGGCCTGGGGTATTTTTATGGATTGGAAAAAAGAACGCCCTTACCTGGATAATGGTTTTTTAAAATATCCGGTTGAAAAACAGCTAGAAACCAGATTTTACTTAGGTTAA
- a CDS encoding O-antigen ligase family protein, giving the protein MIIRIKKIKNLKIKTKYRAGLTIQKSEGLLLLFSIYCFLCFQITELKVANIKFNELISLLVLPYFLIKAKSINRYLLYFLTYFAILLLLTFIKNLTQEFYLDYKSLSILRWPYFISLSRFIEYLSCFTFALITYKSYNYFKAKGYTKKYITEKLLWVNAYFSLILIVFYILYYLGILSYHNATIIYDAAPYLPEPILRLRAYFIEGGPLGLFYAFLFCITSIVNKRAYFLKSVFILVIILAKSKAGIIAVVGWLFYIIYLKFRSKSITKYIIFLIIVPVFLATAVKVADNYVETYQQTAVLLKDRADDNNFVMGRTAAFYIVPNMIYYNPVFGIGLGNYSLVRNDPRYLDILPPVNDWDLPGLGGLITLLVENGIIGLSLFLAIVFLIHRKYAKYSLLADRSIVLFLLICCLGVQLYFLYIWFLIGFAITSPDDLSQNLHVKA; this is encoded by the coding sequence GTGATTATTAGAATAAAAAAAATTAAAAATTTAAAAATTAAAACCAAATACCGGGCAGGGTTAACTATACAGAAGAGTGAAGGTTTATTGCTTTTATTTTCTATTTACTGTTTTTTGTGTTTTCAGATAACTGAATTAAAAGTAGCCAATATAAAATTTAATGAATTAATATCGTTATTAGTATTGCCTTATTTTCTTATAAAAGCAAAATCTATTAATCGTTATTTGCTTTATTTTTTGACTTACTTTGCTATTTTATTACTGCTTACTTTTATTAAAAACTTAACACAAGAATTTTATTTAGATTACAAAAGTTTAAGCATTTTAAGATGGCCTTATTTTATAAGTCTATCGCGGTTTATAGAATATCTTTCTTGTTTTACGTTTGCTTTAATTACTTATAAATCTTATAACTACTTTAAAGCAAAAGGTTATACTAAAAAATACATCACCGAAAAATTGCTTTGGGTTAACGCTTATTTCTCGTTAATACTTATTGTTTTTTATATACTTTATTATTTAGGAATTTTGTCGTATCATAATGCGACTATAATTTATGATGCAGCCCCTTATTTGCCTGAACCCATACTTAGATTAAGGGCCTATTTTATAGAAGGCGGCCCATTGGGTTTATTCTACGCTTTTTTATTTTGCATAACAAGCATCGTTAATAAGAGAGCTTATTTTCTAAAATCCGTTTTTATTCTGGTAATTATATTGGCTAAATCAAAGGCGGGAATTATTGCGGTGGTAGGCTGGCTTTTTTACATTATATATTTGAAATTTAGATCTAAATCTATTACCAAGTATATTATTTTTTTAATAATTGTTCCGGTATTTTTAGCCACTGCCGTTAAAGTGGCAGATAACTACGTCGAAACTTACCAGCAAACGGCGGTATTGTTAAAAGATAGGGCAGACGATAATAATTTTGTAATGGGCAGAACAGCAGCTTTTTATATTGTGCCCAACATGATTTATTATAACCCGGTTTTCGGAATAGGATTAGGCAATTATTCCTTAGTCAGAAACGATCCGCGGTACTTAGATATACTTCCGCCAGTAAACGATTGGGATTTACCGGGTTTAGGCGGGTTGATTACTTTGTTAGTAGAAAATGGAATAATTGGGTTAAGTTTATTCTTAGCAATTGTATTCCTTATTCATAGAAAATACGCTAAATATTCGCTGTTAGCTGACAGAAGCATTGTCTTATTTTTGCTAATTTGTTGCTTGGGCGTGCAATTGTATTTTTTATACATTTGGTTTTTAATTGGCTTTGCTATAACAAGCCCCGACGATCTTTCTCAAAATCTACATGTCAAAGCCTGA
- a CDS encoding glycosyltransferase: protein MKIAIVHDDLMRRGGAEQVARCFHDAFPEAPIYTLAYQPDQTYPDFKNSVVITSWFQKLAADENKMKKLFFPLGLMAMRQLDATAYDVILMSSTYCAKYVKVAPGALVINYCHQPFRLAWYPESYAEFVQAKGLKKLVLRSVIAALQHYDFKAAQRTNYFIANTQETSEKIKDKYKAQGEIEVIYPPVNSKQFYVSAGQKNYYLMVTRLEYYKRVDLAIDAFNQTGLPLLIVGTGTKESELKSKAKNNIIFKSGLSGSKLSQLYAECRAFIFPQHEDFGITPLEANASGRPVIAYGAGGVLNTMIPLQDTIEKSTAIFFQEQKVEALLQAIKQMEEIYLEFNSDFIRKNALRFDESAFIQAIQNFVNLKYQTHFKNFISC, encoded by the coding sequence ATGAAAATTGCCATTGTGCATGATGATTTAATGCGACGGGGTGGGGCAGAACAAGTAGCTCGTTGTTTCCATGATGCTTTTCCGGAGGCGCCTATTTATACGCTGGCTTACCAACCCGATCAAACGTATCCCGATTTTAAAAATAGTGTAGTTATTACTTCCTGGTTTCAGAAGCTGGCAGCCGACGAGAATAAAATGAAGAAATTATTTTTTCCGTTGGGTTTAATGGCCATGCGCCAGTTAGATGCAACTGCTTACGATGTAATTTTAATGTCTTCTACGTATTGCGCCAAATACGTTAAAGTAGCTCCGGGCGCCTTAGTTATTAATTATTGCCATCAACCTTTTAGGCTTGCCTGGTACCCGGAGTCATATGCGGAGTTTGTGCAGGCTAAAGGATTAAAAAAATTAGTTTTACGTTCTGTTATTGCCGCACTGCAACACTATGATTTTAAAGCTGCTCAGCGCACGAATTACTTTATTGCCAATACCCAAGAAACCAGCGAAAAGATAAAAGATAAATACAAGGCACAAGGAGAAATTGAAGTAATATACCCTCCCGTAAATAGTAAACAGTTTTACGTGTCTGCGGGGCAGAAGAATTACTATTTAATGGTTACCAGGTTAGAATATTACAAGCGGGTTGATCTGGCCATTGATGCTTTTAACCAAACAGGCTTACCACTGCTAATTGTAGGCACTGGCACCAAAGAAAGCGAGCTTAAAAGTAAGGCTAAAAATAACATTATTTTTAAAAGTGGCTTATCTGGGTCGAAGTTAAGCCAGCTTTATGCAGAATGCCGGGCGTTTATTTTTCCGCAGCACGAAGATTTCGGGATAACCCCACTGGAAGCTAACGCTTCGGGCCGACCGGTTATAGCCTACGGAGCCGGTGGGGTACTAAACACCATGATTCCCCTGCAAGATACTATTGAAAAAAGTACGGCTATTTTCTTTCAAGAGCAAAAAGTAGAAGCACTGCTGCAAGCGATTAAGCAAATGGAAGAAATTTATTTAGAATTTAATTCCGATTTTATCCGAAAAAATGCCTTAAGGTTTGATGAAAGTGCTTTTATTCAGGCGATCCAAAATTTTGTTAACCTAAAATACCAAACTCATTTTAAAAATTTCATTTCTTGCTAA
- a CDS encoding FkbM family methyltransferase, with protein sequence MNRRIALAKHWFFTNKNGISLTELLTKVFEKTCDLKAKPYIKNITKEGEYYKVELKNVDGILYYPATIALRSLYQVITESTDKEQWHYYEIPETLISPTDVVVDCGAAEGLFSFLVAKRCFKVYAIEPLPAFVASMRLSFTHLNNVEIFQIALSDHPGTAFIDNNDISSSLNKTGNVPVSVQTIDNLFYHKGIIINYLKADLEGYELDMLRGATNTIKQCKPKVAITTYHNATHASEIQKFLLNIHPNYHIKFKGIEERAGAPVMLHAW encoded by the coding sequence ATGAATAGAAGAATTGCCTTAGCAAAACATTGGTTTTTCACTAACAAAAATGGAATTTCTTTAACTGAACTATTAACTAAGGTTTTTGAAAAAACCTGTGACCTAAAAGCTAAACCCTATATTAAAAATATCACCAAAGAAGGAGAATATTATAAGGTAGAACTAAAAAATGTTGATGGAATCCTTTACTATCCAGCTACAATCGCATTAAGATCTTTATACCAGGTTATTACTGAAAGTACAGATAAAGAACAATGGCATTATTATGAAATACCAGAAACACTCATTAGTCCGACTGATGTAGTAGTTGATTGTGGGGCAGCGGAAGGACTGTTTAGTTTTTTGGTGGCAAAAAGATGTTTTAAAGTTTATGCAATAGAGCCGCTGCCTGCCTTTGTTGCTTCTATGAGGTTATCTTTTACTCATTTGAATAATGTAGAAATCTTCCAAATTGCGCTTTCTGATCATCCAGGAACTGCTTTTATTGACAATAATGATATTTCTTCGTCGCTTAATAAAACTGGAAATGTGCCAGTTTCCGTGCAAACAATTGACAACTTATTTTATCATAAAGGCATTATAATTAATTATTTAAAAGCAGATTTAGAAGGATATGAGCTGGATATGCTTAGAGGAGCTACTAACACCATTAAACAATGTAAACCAAAAGTAGCTATAACTACTTACCACAATGCCACACATGCATCAGAAATCCAAAAATTCTTATTAAACATTCATCCTAATTATCATATAAAATTTAAGGGAATTGAGGAAAGGGCCGGCGCACCCGTTATGTTGCATGCTTGGTAA
- a CDS encoding O-antigen ligase family protein, with amino-acid sequence MCFLNFLKGGDFSVVEKVLVKRIPLLIFPLVIGLSPKIQRKNLNAVLITFVISTIAASVVTYFRGVSSFVITPEALTDLAFKVIIHRPYFGLFCAFGILALLFLLHKKINIFLNLLIIVSAAYLLFFIVFIYAKMALVGLFVTAAFLVLLALIYRKYYTYLMILVVTCIVSFVMLYHVNAKVQRYTQSAIINTQNIIQGKGFSYEKYNILIVGSINVRYINWGCAFTILKANYQWVSGVGAGNAQKNLQNCYKDRNTWVYDNRMNAHNQFIQETLYTGIFGLLLFLSSLLVPGVMAYKKNNFLFIAFILIFIFCSLTENILERQIGIFFYAFFNSLLFFNSGQRDSTNIVS; translated from the coding sequence TTGTGTTTTTTAAATTTTTTAAAAGGCGGCGATTTTTCGGTAGTAGAGAAAGTTCTGGTAAAAAGAATCCCTTTGTTAATTTTCCCGCTGGTTATTGGTTTATCTCCAAAAATTCAAAGGAAAAATTTAAATGCGGTACTAATTACGTTTGTAATAAGCACCATAGCCGCTTCTGTAGTTACTTACTTTAGAGGTGTTTCTAGTTTTGTAATAACGCCAGAAGCACTAACAGATCTAGCATTTAAAGTTATTATTCATAGGCCTTATTTTGGTTTATTTTGTGCGTTCGGCATTCTGGCACTTTTATTTTTATTACATAAGAAAATTAACATTTTTTTAAATTTATTAATAATAGTAAGCGCCGCTTATTTGCTGTTTTTTATTGTATTTATTTACGCTAAAATGGCCCTGGTAGGACTTTTTGTTACAGCCGCCTTTTTAGTTTTACTAGCATTGATTTACCGTAAATATTATACATACTTAATGATACTGGTAGTAACTTGTATAGTTAGTTTTGTGATGTTGTATCACGTAAATGCTAAAGTACAAAGGTATACGCAATCAGCGATTATTAATACCCAAAACATCATTCAGGGTAAAGGATTTTCTTATGAAAAGTATAATATTTTAATTGTTGGGAGCATTAATGTTAGGTACATTAATTGGGGTTGTGCCTTTACAATTTTAAAAGCCAACTACCAATGGGTTTCTGGGGTAGGGGCCGGAAATGCGCAAAAAAATTTACAAAACTGCTACAAAGACCGAAATACCTGGGTTTATGACAACAGAATGAATGCTCATAACCAATTTATTCAGGAAACGCTTTATACCGGTATATTCGGATTGCTGTTATTCTTAAGTAGCCTTCTGGTGCCTGGGGTAATGGCTTATAAAAAAAACAACTTTCTTTTTATAGCTTTTATTTTAATATTTATCTTCTGTTCTTTAACCGAAAATATACTGGAAAGGCAAATTGGTATATTTTTCTATGCATTTTTTAATTCTCTTTTATTTTTTAATTCCGGACAAAGAGATAGTACTAATATAGTGAGCTAA
- a CDS encoding glycosyltransferase family 2 protein, whose protein sequence is MTSKVSVVLVNYNGWKDTIECLESLLKVNYSNFNIIVVDNKSTNDSLEKLINWAKGEIEVKVSDDNALSSLILPLVSKPVQLKILDDSSTEKNIADFKIIILKSAVNLGFAGGNNLGIKLALANNADFIWLLNNDTVVPNDSIDVLVTKFNFLSASNRSLGMLGSKLLYYHKPKTIQAIMGEYNPLTGNSRHIGMNEEDKDQYDHFTPAQSHYVVGASMFLPKTFIKEVGLMAEDYFLYYEEVDWLIRGREKGFTIALCPQSVVYHKEGASIGSNNTAINNKSELSDYYSITNKLKITKRYYSKYLPFVYLSYFPIILNRIKRKQFKRIPLITRIFIKSIFSNQN, encoded by the coding sequence ATGACATCGAAGGTTTCAGTAGTATTAGTAAATTATAATGGTTGGAAAGATACTATTGAATGTCTGGAAAGTTTACTTAAGGTAAATTATAGTAACTTTAATATTATTGTTGTAGATAATAAATCTACCAATGATTCTTTAGAAAAATTAATTAATTGGGCTAAAGGAGAAATTGAAGTTAAAGTATCCGATGATAATGCTTTAAGTAGTTTGATTCTTCCCTTAGTTTCTAAGCCAGTACAACTTAAAATCCTGGATGATTCATCTACTGAAAAAAACATAGCTGATTTTAAAATTATTATATTAAAATCAGCAGTAAACTTAGGATTTGCGGGAGGTAATAACCTAGGAATAAAGTTAGCTTTGGCTAACAACGCTGATTTTATTTGGTTGTTAAATAATGATACTGTAGTTCCGAATGATTCGATTGATGTTTTGGTAACAAAATTTAACTTTTTAAGCGCAAGTAATAGATCATTAGGGATGTTAGGGTCAAAACTATTGTACTATCATAAGCCCAAAACTATTCAGGCAATTATGGGAGAATATAATCCCTTAACTGGTAATTCCCGCCACATCGGCATGAATGAAGAAGACAAAGATCAATACGACCATTTTACTCCCGCTCAAAGCCATTATGTAGTTGGCGCCTCCATGTTTTTGCCGAAGACCTTTATAAAAGAAGTTGGTTTAATGGCCGAAGATTATTTCCTTTACTATGAAGAAGTAGACTGGTTAATCCGAGGCAGAGAAAAAGGTTTTACTATTGCTTTGTGTCCTCAGTCTGTAGTCTATCATAAAGAAGGCGCATCCATTGGTAGTAATAATACCGCTATAAACAACAAAAGTGAATTATCTGATTATTATAGCATCACTAACAAATTAAAAATTACCAAACGGTATTACTCCAAGTATTTACCTTTTGTTTACTTGAGCTACTTTCCTATTATTTTAAACCGGATAAAACGTAAACAATTTAAACGCATTCCTTTAATTACCAGGATTTTTATTAAATCTATTTTCTCTAATCAGAATTAA
- a CDS encoding glycosyltransferase family 4 protein has protein sequence MPLLPIKADKRIVIIHDVNHIALSNTLSLIKRIYAQFVIYSALQLSDKIITVSEFSKKEIQKYFPAFTRHIYTIPLGVDKNQFHLFSEMEQNRILIKYNLPDYYILYVGNVKPHKNLQVLIKAFALLKKEEKFKNYKLVIVGKKEGFITGDNNISNLIDALHIFPDIIFTGFVAQPDLPILYAQAKLFVFPSLYEGFGLPPLEAMACGCPVIAANAASLPEIYKDAALFFNPDDALELNNTMMKLLYNVELRQHMIEKGLQLAAEHNWDKTAETLLNIINL, from the coding sequence GTGCCGCTTTTACCTATTAAAGCTGATAAACGCATTGTTATTATTCACGATGTAAATCATATTGCGTTAAGTAATACCTTAAGTTTAATCAAAAGAATATACGCGCAATTTGTTATTTATTCTGCTTTACAATTATCAGATAAGATCATTACTGTTTCCGAATTTTCTAAAAAAGAAATACAAAAATATTTTCCGGCTTTTACCCGGCATATTTACACCATACCACTAGGTGTAGATAAAAATCAATTTCATTTGTTTTCAGAAATGGAACAAAATAGAATACTTATAAAATATAACTTACCCGATTATTATATTTTGTATGTAGGTAATGTAAAGCCGCACAAGAATTTGCAAGTTTTAATCAAAGCTTTTGCTTTGTTAAAAAAAGAAGAAAAATTTAAAAATTATAAACTGGTAATAGTTGGTAAAAAAGAAGGGTTTATTACGGGAGATAATAACATAAGTAACCTGATTGATGCATTACATATTTTTCCTGATATAATATTTACAGGGTTTGTGGCGCAGCCTGATTTGCCTATATTATATGCCCAAGCTAAACTGTTTGTTTTTCCATCCTTGTACGAAGGATTTGGCTTACCTCCCCTCGAAGCAATGGCTTGCGGTTGCCCGGTTATAGCTGCTAATGCAGCAAGTTTACCTGAAATTTACAAAGATGCTGCTTTATTTTTTAACCCTGATGATGCCTTGGAATTAAATAATACAATGATGAAATTACTTTACAATGTAGAACTGCGCCAACATATGATAGAGAAAGGTTTACAACTAGCCGCAGAACACAACTGGGATAAAACCGCTGAAACACTGTTAAACATTATAAATTTGTAA
- a CDS encoding T9SS type A sorting domain-containing protein codes for MKLHLLFIWFIQISLPLAAQWKQEEFVIGTYLDPSLSSDKDHVKDSLSFLLAKNAHFNLLTGYRDDRYQTVDRSEQETMYQLDLAHKLGLKMIVADDRFFHLKPFNPLAADLVKKFYLNLSPTQRSALYGYRLIDEPQISDSLFVKPWVKYFNNIDPVKMSYVNLLPGYAFTKSKDYDKYLRTYLADSAGLSSNIQVASYDFYPFLSKSIRLGYFQNIEQIRKYANDRPFWFYTNTSKHLDYLEPEEKHLKFMSFCPLAYGAKGILHFSYETVPALDEFKYSDALVDRNGKPTKKYFIVKNINSFLKDIVGPITMNSEYLGTFHLTNQDKYDKYPNYQVLNPRTPIISHVSNDNVLLGIFKDKKNSNKFYIYLVNKSLESINNVDVYIKASNLVDIYKYSSINHGEGTSGKTGIYFTHVNSMNKYVTNIDKIEGGGMVVLETNFNFSSQLNRNNLVNINTAGFYCIPNPIKDQAIVKYSLDQPGDITLKVINAVGKEVKLLVQGKKEAAGDYYTNLDLSFFSPGIYTCILLTNNKVKALKILKV; via the coding sequence ATGAAGTTACATTTGTTATTCATATGGTTTATTCAAATTAGTTTACCATTGGCCGCTCAATGGAAGCAAGAAGAATTTGTTATTGGTACATACTTGGATCCATCATTATCTTCGGATAAAGATCATGTAAAAGATTCTTTATCTTTTTTATTAGCCAAGAATGCCCATTTTAATTTATTAACAGGATATAGAGATGATCGGTATCAAACAGTAGATAGAAGCGAACAGGAAACTATGTATCAATTAGATTTGGCGCATAAATTAGGATTGAAAATGATTGTTGCTGACGATCGTTTTTTTCATTTAAAGCCTTTTAATCCATTAGCCGCGGATCTAGTAAAAAAATTTTATTTAAATTTAAGTCCAACGCAAAGGAGTGCATTGTATGGATATCGACTAATTGATGAACCGCAAATATCTGATTCTTTATTTGTTAAACCTTGGGTAAAATATTTTAATAATATTGACCCGGTTAAAATGTCTTATGTTAATCTATTGCCTGGCTATGCATTTACAAAAAGTAAAGATTATGATAAGTATTTAAGAACTTATTTGGCTGATTCTGCCGGGCTATCTTCTAATATTCAAGTTGCTTCATACGATTTTTATCCTTTTTTAAGTAAATCAATCCGTTTAGGATATTTTCAGAATATTGAGCAAATTAGAAAATATGCCAATGACCGGCCTTTTTGGTTTTACACAAATACTTCAAAGCATTTAGATTATTTAGAGCCTGAAGAAAAACATTTAAAATTTATGTCTTTTTGTCCTTTAGCTTATGGGGCTAAAGGCATTCTGCATTTTTCTTATGAAACGGTGCCCGCCTTAGATGAATTTAAATATTCGGATGCTCTTGTTGATCGAAATGGTAAGCCTACTAAAAAGTATTTCATTGTAAAAAATATTAACAGTTTTTTAAAAGACATTGTAGGACCTATTACTATGAATAGTGAGTATTTGGGAACCTTCCATTTAACTAATCAAGATAAATATGATAAATACCCGAATTATCAAGTATTAAATCCAAGAACGCCAATTATTTCCCATGTATCTAACGATAATGTTTTATTAGGAATTTTCAAAGACAAAAAGAATAGCAACAAATTCTATATTTATTTAGTAAACAAATCCCTTGAATCAATAAATAATGTAGATGTTTATATCAAAGCTAGTAATTTAGTAGATATTTATAAGTACAGTTCAATCAATCATGGAGAAGGAACTAGTGGTAAAACCGGAATTTATTTTACTCATGTAAATAGCATGAATAAATATGTTACAAACATAGATAAAATAGAAGGAGGGGGAATGGTAGTTTTAGAAACAAATTTTAATTTTTCATCCCAGTTAAACCGCAATAATTTAGTTAATATAAATACAGCAGGTTTTTATTGTATTCCTAATCCTATAAAAGACCAGGCTATTGTTAAATATTCGTTGGATCAGCCAGGTGATATAACTTTAAAAGTTATTAACGCAGTAGGCAAAGAAGTTAAATTGTTAGTTCAAGGTAAAAAGGAGGCTGCAGGAGATTATTATACTAATCTGGATTTATCATTTTTTTCTCCAGGTATTTATACCTGTATATTACTAACTAATAATAAAGTTAAAGCCTTAAAAATACTCAAAGTTTGA
- a CDS encoding glycosyltransferase family 2 protein: protein MDLFSMPTISIIIPCFNYGKFISKTLDCLLEQTFTDWECIIVDDGSTDNSSAVIKSYGENDHRFRYLYQTNKGLSSARNSGILESKGIYIQLLDADDLIEICKLEVHNKFLNDNPEVDIVYSSVRYFRTDFPQERLYSMNRINKYWMPNVSGSGKEVINHLIENNIFASNCPLIRKSVFSKAGYFNESYKFLEDWEFWLRCALNNLNFQYVDFPKSLALVRVHSTSMSKSIWSMRYVEYEMKLNLKKQVHDKEIEETIDAQLIKLKKILISIALYDLFLGKGSSFKDKIKIVTEESSFMGAVYHIFKNKYFPVIDLGKILFYGKQLIKSSK from the coding sequence ATGGATTTGTTTTCTATGCCAACTATTTCAATAATTATTCCTTGCTTTAATTATGGTAAATTTATATCTAAAACCTTAGATTGCCTTTTAGAGCAAACTTTTACTGATTGGGAATGTATTATTGTGGACGATGGATCAACGGACAATTCTTCCGCTGTTATAAAAAGCTATGGCGAGAATGATCATAGATTTCGATACCTTTATCAGACTAATAAAGGTCTTTCTTCTGCTCGCAATTCCGGTATTTTAGAAAGCAAAGGCATTTACATACAACTACTTGATGCTGATGATCTTATAGAAATTTGTAAACTTGAAGTTCATAATAAATTTCTGAATGATAATCCGGAAGTAGATATTGTTTACAGTTCTGTTCGCTATTTTCGAACAGATTTTCCTCAAGAAAGGCTGTACTCAATGAATAGAATCAATAAATATTGGATGCCGAATGTATCGGGTTCCGGTAAAGAAGTAATTAATCATTTAATTGAAAATAATATTTTTGCTTCCAACTGTCCTTTAATCAGGAAATCTGTGTTTAGTAAGGCAGGTTATTTTAACGAATCATATAAGTTTTTAGAAGATTGGGAATTTTGGTTAAGATGCGCTTTAAATAACCTAAATTTTCAATATGTAGACTTCCCAAAATCTTTGGCCTTAGTCCGTGTTCATAGCACCAGTATGAGTAAAAGTATTTGGTCTATGCGGTATGTAGAATATGAAATGAAATTAAATTTAAAAAAACAGGTTCATGACAAGGAAATAGAAGAAACTATTGATGCGCAATTAATAAAATTAAAAAAAATATTAATTTCAATTGCTTTGTATGACCTTTTTTTAGGTAAAGGTTCTTCATTTAAGGATAAAATAAAAATTGTAACCGAAGAATCCTCCTTTATGGGGGCTGTTTATCATATTTTTAAAAATAAGTATTTCCCGGTTATTGATTTAGGTAAGATATTATTTTATGGTAAACAGTTAATTAAGTCTTCAAAATGA